GTGGTTAGCTAAGAACCCAGACGCAGCTAGCCTCAAGAGGAACGGTCAATCCATTTTTAAAGAGCTTGCTCTCTTTCAAGACTATCACGGCATGCCTGAATTCAAAAAAGTAAGTTTCATTTGTCTTCTTCAAATTCAGTAAAAGATACTAACCAATACTTGCATCAAAAGTAACATATCATTTTCTCTATTCTCATGAATATATTCTGTTTCTTTTAGGCAATGGCTGAGTTTATGGAAGAGATAAGAGGAAATAGAGTCACGTTTAACCCGAAAAAAATTGTTTTAGCCGCTGGTTCGACCTCTGCGAACGAGACTCTCATGTTTTGTCTTGCTGAGCCTGGCGATGCTTTCCTCTTGCCTACTCCTTACTATCCTGGGTAAGTTATAATTATAACCCTAGTCTCACTTTACTTGGTTTCCAAGTAAACTCATTAAAACTCTTTGCTTACGTTTTGGCTTTTTGATGATATATTACAGATTTGATAGAGATCTTAAATGGAGAACTGGAGCTGAGATTGTGCCAATCCACTGCTCAAGCTCTAATGGCTTCCAAATCACGGAATCAGCTCTACAACAAGCTTACCAACAAGCCCATAAGCTTGGTCTCAAAGTCAAAGGAGTTCTTGTCACCAACCCATCTAACCCACTTGGCACTGCGTTGACCAGACGTGAGCTCAACCTTCTCGTTGACTTCATCACTTCCAAGAACATTCATCTCATTAGCGACGAGATCTACTCAGGCACCATGTTCGGGTTCGAACAGTTCATAAGCGTGATGGATGTCTTGAAAGACAAGAAACTCGAAAACACCGACGTTACTAAAAGAGTCCACGTCGTTTATAGCCTTTCCAAGGATCTTGGACTTCCTGGTTTCCGCGTGGGAGCGATCTACTCCAACGACGACATGATCGTTTCCGCAGCTACAAAAATGTCGAGTTTCGGTCTTGTCTCTTCTCAGACTCAGTACCTTCTCTCTGCATTGCTCTCAGACAAGAAGTTCACAAGCCAATACCTCGAGGAGAATCAGAAACGGCTCAAGTCCAGACAGAAGCGTCTAGTGTCTGGTCTCGAGTCCGCGGGGATTA
The DNA window shown above is from Brassica oleracea var. oleracea cultivar TO1000 chromosome C3, BOL, whole genome shotgun sequence and carries:
- the LOC106333209 gene encoding 1-aminocyclopropane-1-carboxylate synthase 5, with translation MKQLSTKVTSNGHGQDSSYLLGWEEYEKNPYDEIKNPNGMIQMGLAENQLCFDLIESWLAKNPDAASLKRNGQSIFKELALFQDYHGMPEFKKAMAEFMEEIRGNRVTFNPKKIVLAAGSTSANETLMFCLAEPGDAFLLPTPYYPGFDRDLKWRTGAEIVPIHCSSSNGFQITESALQQAYQQAHKLGLKVKGVLVTNPSNPLGTALTRRELNLLVDFITSKNIHLISDEIYSGTMFGFEQFISVMDVLKDKKLENTDVTKRVHVVYSLSKDLGLPGFRVGAIYSNDDMIVSAATKMSSFGLVSSQTQYLLSALLSDKKFTSQYLEENQKRLKSRQKRLVSGLESAGITCLRSNAGLFCWVDMRHLLDTNTFEAELDLWKKIVYNVKLNISPGSSCHCTEPGWFRVCFANMSEDTLDLALKRLKTFVESTDCGRMISRSSHERLKSLRKKTVSNWVFRVSWSDRVPDER